A stretch of the Fusobacterium varium genome encodes the following:
- a CDS encoding putative filamentous haemagglutinin adhesin, which yields MNYLKRNEKILKHNLKNKRRITLSLIVAFLITGQIGFIEEKVMARDLRTRNKGANEIKPHASGGPSMTESANGTDVIQITNPNSGGISHNKFIDFSVGAGNGVIFNNNATKEPVVTKIGGIVVHNPNLNKAANAILTEVTGNKSSSINGTIEIAGQRADFILANENGIAVNGGGFINTSGVTLTTGKPTISGSDINLNVQKGNVLIDGMGVGTAGNYFNIVAKTIELKGQVAPFDGQMDADITLIAGQNDVTLKNSNKTVLNKVIGNEKDGTKYGIYANKLGSMYGKNIKLISTTEGLGVRHEGLIRSSGDIEILSNGDITVGGVISEKDIKLKGEGNLTTLNGSYKNSGIEYNYSIFSGDGVELDFKGDITLESFVKSDKTEIKIVAKNLTLKANSTAKILSQKGLSIKVTGTINLETLLMPVMIGRDPSKPPLVVLKDSNGKIIVKDPETGRILNTNEIEWQSTGIFGKQIDIMAGNLINNTVITSTINSRENDINIDVKNQLTNNNLISAAGNLDIKARKITNNQNAVIRGAAVKISAKDIVNKGELRQNTAKLGESVDRAREISIDIQNGTFTNTGIVSGYNVKISGNGFVLNDKNGKIEASTEDYPLGMGSIDIDIRTLENKGIIQSYGEGLQNNITINTETLTNAFGAKIVAKMGTLKITSTVGDLLNSGEFFADKDLVLLATKGNIKNSGLIGGNNITATAEKGLFENYGKVAAVGKLMIHVNNLINAGTPEEITKYLSAFNSFVKENYDNVVKIIAELEKKLESTTESTKIEGLEATLSYYKNLESALTTIKYEIDKVGALGILSGNDIEIKSNDTALNKGIIKSNTNITLKTSNNLTNNGVIEGDGNVTLKATNGDIKNTQRIYAGKSLDISGKSFISTGSDVLLGEYADLMQQYNEKELEEAENKIKELEKKLDSLTDKAEIEKVKADIAKYRTIKTKQSEIKAKIITIAGLGIVEAGNVSIEVTGRIENDGIIITDKDFKAKAEGDIINNGNIAIGGDADISGYRFINKFMTVGENLISKVKNTFESDSLKVQKDIKLEANNIKINKELYSGANADITLSGANSKIEFSKDSTIDIKDNLNIKGGAFVNNGEVVIGKKLSVNSLLDANSIGDKSFKNIGSIDAGSDIDIKSQGVDNKGDILSGGKLTADAGTEIFNTESKLQAKNGASIKSNGFKNTGEAIFGGNLDISAGSGEVENTSLEVKGDTTITTTSSFINTEKLQNTGNLTVNAKSFENIGNVLNSGLNVTVTENIKNTNKIEVDGNINLKGTGTTSNLKNTGEILATGNGNIDIKGDLENTKKIATGKALNIKANEITNKAGGTLQAAEDLDVQIKNGFTNENTGKVLGGNIIIDGSSSTLNKGFVNNGEILSNGKLTVDLGKNQVDITLNDTSKMSSQDTMKLVTGGNIVSETRFQNYGSLDFSAGKNITNKGMMVSNGNISLTTGGTLTNEAGTTIWAAKDLIINAAKNILNKFKAAIESKGNMTLTGESLINEAGTIKAGKNLNINVNKLENKSNVTGSGYVQTGVFESTEKYRFQTFPTNKYEVIKIEFPVFESNLAVTDKATIQSGGNLSIKGKDGNNSNVTNLSGTISAKGNIDIKGDLKNETKNASMTVDEYFSKVKITLGWEERTAGLDLWMGEDTTAEGNLKNLLRMIVRNSAKLNCLKQLANNNIDLKNIMSTAFGPEWMGQNTLDMSRYNGSAKYQYFAANGSASILAGGSFNHSGGRFENIGGESGGNKNIDVNIGDNTVDGTQSNLGVSVSDPNSITEVDGVKQVHEVEIQKGEVTINGVTITASTGGTVTSIAIAGTINPVIFIDIPIGENGIFKPALPRPNGTVPYKYETNLDFIDLSKYYGSNYFFDQAGYDPGKTSTVIGDAYYEKELINTSIREGLGYAGEIGTDQIKLMLDSAVSVKDGLGLELGKPLTPDQINNLEKDIIWYVEMEVEGDIVLVPQVYFSKDTRLKIAGQDQGGGTGSVVKAGGDINIDATDVVNSNGNISGGGNIDIKSESGITNNASGGLDGGISGGGNVNLEAKENIDMIGGSVNSGGDVSVKAEGNINIESTLGYDENGNQVVSNSAGVQGSGDISINAGGDTTIKGGVIESTGEGDIELSGKNVNILDQNLVSSSQETTTSETTTTTTSSSSSTSSGSTVAGNNVTIKGENDVNIKGSDVIANENVSIDAKNDVNIVDGQDYTHQETSSSTSEFVDGLLTVGQSQSETTTSKSKGSTVGGLGGVDIKSGGDTTLKGSDLIAGDNGINIESSGDVNIIDGQDTVTTKSSSNNYNVIGFTSSTEETKSSTSKGSSLTSIGDINIESGGNVKVVGSDLTSLGDTNISAENDVKFEAGKNTYESKKSSVSVGVTSTGAKAGLGGNSAEASWDPHTGGSTEIVDGDPQKVSKNSQNKTSGGKFGKNYMDSLTSVQTTVGVSVNNSSEKSTTWTEGNVTTGGNLNIKSKGTTDIGGADFTTGGDFTIEAKDIETTKYTDVIETESTGVTVGIKGSNTTTSNIADAVNKGMQIADSALDSESGMNEALTGAQVGGTITNMIFGDILANTSSLTGEIGYNSSKTKSEKENTTSIKSGGNVNFKTTDGDINLKGVNVDAEGVNLDSAGNVNITDAKETYTESSKGVNVSGGITVSGGVSALDGGNTQIGAIGNVHYSQTEKNNELSHGSSINAKNVTIKSEKDTNVIGSNVTGDNVNLDVKGNLNVETVKDKINESQVEGWGGGDLSIGASTNTIATGDFGASAGGGEIYKKGDSIDTQAGITAKNNIGVKVGGDANIIGGNLGSETGEGNLDIGGNLNVKDVHSDLEAGGEIIGLNAGTKGGGIQGEVGDIIGQEKTAKGTIGLNPENITVGGDVTINGQEGTKEDINSDMENSLTVDQDVKKAGGTFSGTISKIPNKKKKGSYDVTDNETPDIVIEHPPVFGKVNSGEKVTIENTHEVQYPDFKIPRPDVVITPPLKTDIAVSEDIKKPETGMAQDLPHKGNEVIIPPVKSEIVYSEDVKKPETGTAEVIPPKPKPEIVNGYVKNPETGKWEKLNTDIGAVLTGGAITNKKALDGIKDGIKSLIDPNYKPNSANKENIGVKIPVPDSKQPVTQGNYQKNPETGKWEPKK from the coding sequence ATGAATTACTTAAAAAGGAATGAAAAAATATTAAAACATAATTTAAAAAACAAAAGAAGAATTACTTTAAGTTTAATTGTTGCTTTTTTAATAACGGGTCAAATAGGATTTATTGAGGAAAAAGTAATGGCAAGAGACTTGAGAACAAGAAATAAAGGAGCAAATGAAATAAAACCGCATGCCTCTGGTGGTCCCTCAATGACTGAAAGTGCTAATGGAACAGATGTTATACAGATTACTAATCCAAATTCAGGAGGAATTTCTCATAATAAATTTATAGATTTTAGTGTTGGAGCTGGAAATGGAGTTATTTTTAATAATAATGCTACAAAAGAACCAGTTGTAACTAAAATAGGTGGAATCGTTGTTCATAATCCAAATTTAAATAAAGCTGCAAATGCAATTTTAACTGAAGTTACTGGAAATAAAAGTTCAAGTATTAATGGAACTATTGAAATTGCAGGTCAAAGAGCAGATTTTATATTGGCAAATGAAAATGGAATAGCAGTTAATGGTGGAGGCTTTATTAATACAAGTGGAGTTACATTAACAACAGGAAAACCTACAATTTCAGGTTCAGATATCAATTTAAATGTTCAGAAAGGTAATGTTTTAATTGATGGAATGGGAGTTGGAACTGCTGGTAACTATTTCAATATTGTTGCAAAAACAATAGAACTAAAAGGGCAAGTAGCTCCTTTTGATGGACAAATGGATGCTGATATAACATTGATAGCAGGTCAAAATGATGTAACACTAAAAAATAGTAATAAAACAGTATTGAATAAAGTTATTGGAAATGAAAAAGATGGTACCAAGTATGGAATATATGCTAACAAGTTAGGTTCAATGTATGGAAAAAATATAAAACTAATAAGTACTACAGAAGGTTTGGGAGTCAGACATGAAGGCTTGATAAGAAGCAGTGGGGATATAGAAATTTTAAGTAATGGAGATATAACTGTAGGTGGAGTAATTTCTGAAAAAGATATCAAATTAAAGGGTGAAGGAAATCTTACTACTTTAAATGGTAGTTATAAAAATTCAGGAATAGAATACAACTATAGTATATTTTCTGGAGATGGTGTAGAACTTGATTTTAAAGGAGACATCACATTAGAAAGTTTTGTTAAATCTGATAAGACTGAAATAAAAATTGTAGCTAAAAACCTTACCTTAAAAGCTAATTCAACTGCAAAAATATTATCTCAGAAAGGGCTCAGTATAAAAGTTACTGGAACGATAAATCTAGAAACTCTATTAATGCCAGTAATGATAGGAAGAGATCCTAGCAAACCTCCTCTAGTAGTATTGAAAGATTCAAATGGAAAAATAATAGTAAAGGATCCAGAAACTGGTAGAATACTAAATACAAATGAAATAGAATGGCAATCAACAGGAATATTTGGAAAGCAAATAGATATTATGGCAGGAAATTTAATAAATAACACTGTTATAACATCAACAATAAATTCTAGAGAAAATGACATAAACATAGATGTCAAAAATCAACTAACAAATAATAACTTGATTTCCGCTGCTGGGAACTTAGACATAAAAGCAAGAAAAATAACAAATAACCAGAATGCTGTTATTCGAGGAGCAGCAGTAAAGATATCAGCAAAAGATATTGTTAATAAAGGTGAGCTAAGACAAAATACTGCAAAACTTGGAGAAAGTGTTGATAGAGCAAGAGAAATTTCAATTGATATTCAAAATGGAACTTTTACAAATACTGGTATAGTTTCAGGATATAATGTTAAAATATCAGGAAATGGATTTGTATTAAATGATAAAAATGGAAAAATAGAAGCTTCTACAGAAGATTATCCGCTAGGAATGGGAAGTATAGATATTGACATTAGAACTTTGGAAAATAAAGGGATTATTCAATCTTATGGAGAAGGATTACAAAATAATATTACAATAAATACCGAAACTTTAACTAATGCTTTTGGAGCAAAAATAGTGGCTAAAATGGGAACTTTAAAAATAACTTCAACAGTGGGAGATTTATTAAACTCTGGAGAATTCTTTGCTGACAAAGATTTGGTATTATTGGCAACAAAAGGAAATATAAAAAACTCTGGACTAATAGGTGGAAATAATATAACTGCAACTGCTGAAAAAGGACTTTTTGAAAATTATGGAAAAGTTGCAGCAGTAGGAAAATTAATGATTCATGTAAATAATCTCATTAATGCTGGAACTCCTGAAGAAATTACAAAATATTTAAGCGCATTCAATAGTTTTGTAAAAGAAAACTATGATAATGTTGTTAAAATCATAGCAGAATTAGAAAAAAAATTAGAATCAACAACAGAATCAACAAAAATTGAAGGACTAGAAGCAACATTAAGTTATTATAAGAATCTAGAATCAGCATTGACAACAATAAAATATGAAATTGATAAAGTAGGTGCATTAGGAATCCTTTCAGGAAATGATATTGAAATAAAATCTAATGACACAGCTTTAAATAAAGGTATCATTAAATCAAATACAAATATAACTTTAAAAACAAGTAATAACTTGACAAATAATGGAGTTATTGAAGGTGATGGAAATGTAACATTAAAAGCTACTAATGGAGATATAAAAAATACTCAAAGAATTTATGCAGGAAAATCATTGGATATTTCAGGAAAAAGTTTTATATCAACTGGAAGTGATGTTCTTCTTGGAGAATACGCTGATTTAATGCAGCAATATAATGAAAAAGAATTAGAAGAAGCTGAAAATAAAATAAAAGAGCTTGAAAAGAAGCTAGACTCTTTAACTGATAAAGCTGAAATAGAAAAAGTAAAAGCAGATATTGCAAAATACAGAACAATTAAAACAAAACAATCAGAAATAAAAGCTAAAATTATAACAATAGCTGGTCTTGGAATAGTTGAAGCTGGAAATGTATCAATAGAAGTTACAGGTAGAATTGAAAATGATGGAATTATAATTACTGATAAAGATTTTAAAGCAAAAGCAGAAGGAGATATAATAAATAATGGAAATATCGCCATTGGAGGAGATGCAGATATTTCAGGATACAGATTTATAAATAAATTTATGACTGTAGGTGAAAATCTTATTTCAAAAGTGAAAAATACTTTTGAAAGTGACTCTCTAAAAGTACAAAAAGATATAAAATTGGAAGCTAACAATATAAAAATAAATAAAGAGCTTTACTCAGGTGCTAATGCAGATATAACACTTTCAGGAGCTAATTCAAAAATAGAATTTTCTAAAGATTCCACTATTGATATTAAAGATAATTTAAATATCAAGGGAGGAGCTTTTGTTAATAATGGAGAAGTAGTAATTGGAAAAAAATTATCAGTAAATTCTCTACTGGATGCCAATAGTATAGGGGATAAATCATTTAAAAATATTGGTTCTATAGATGCTGGATCAGATATTGATATAAAATCTCAAGGAGTAGATAATAAAGGTGATATATTATCTGGAGGAAAATTAACAGCTGATGCAGGAACAGAAATCTTTAATACAGAAAGTAAACTTCAAGCTAAAAATGGAGCCTCTATAAAATCTAATGGTTTTAAAAATACTGGAGAAGCCATATTTGGGGGAAATCTAGATATTTCTGCTGGAAGTGGAGAAGTTGAAAATACATCATTAGAAGTTAAAGGAGATACAACTATAACAACAACTTCAAGCTTTATAAATACAGAAAAATTACAAAACACTGGTAATTTAACTGTTAATGCAAAAAGTTTTGAAAATATCGGAAATGTATTAAATAGTGGCTTAAATGTAACTGTAACAGAAAATATAAAAAATACAAATAAAATAGAAGTCGATGGAAATATTAATTTAAAAGGAACAGGAACTACTTCTAATTTAAAAAATACTGGAGAAATTCTAGCAACTGGTAATGGAAATATAGATATAAAAGGAGATTTAGAAAATACTAAAAAAATTGCTACAGGAAAAGCTTTAAATATAAAAGCTAATGAGATCACTAATAAAGCTGGTGGAACTCTTCAAGCTGCTGAGGATTTAGATGTACAAATAAAAAATGGTTTTACTAATGAAAATACAGGAAAAGTACTTGGAGGAAATATCATTATTGATGGAAGCAGCTCAACTTTGAATAAAGGCTTTGTTAATAATGGGGAAATTCTAAGTAATGGAAAATTAACTGTAGATTTAGGTAAAAATCAAGTAGATATTACTTTAAATGATACAAGTAAAATGAGTTCACAAGATACAATGAAACTAGTAACTGGAGGAAATATTGTAAGTGAAACAAGATTTCAAAATTATGGAAGCCTTGATTTTTCCGCTGGAAAAAACATAACAAATAAAGGAATGATGGTAAGTAATGGAAATATTTCTCTTACTACAGGAGGAACCTTAACAAATGAAGCTGGAACAACTATATGGGCTGCTAAAGATTTAATAATTAATGCAGCTAAAAATATATTAAATAAATTTAAAGCTGCAATTGAATCAAAAGGTAATATGACACTTACTGGAGAAAGTTTAATAAATGAAGCTGGAACAATAAAGGCTGGAAAAAATTTGAATATAAATGTAAATAAACTAGAAAATAAAAGTAATGTTACAGGAAGTGGTTATGTCCAAACTGGAGTATTTGAATCAACAGAAAAATATAGATTTCAAACTTTTCCAACAAATAAGTATGAAGTAATAAAGATAGAATTTCCTGTGTTTGAGAGTAATTTAGCAGTTACAGATAAAGCAACAATTCAATCAGGAGGAAATCTTTCAATAAAAGGTAAAGATGGAAATAATTCAAATGTAACCAATCTATCTGGAACTATTTCAGCTAAAGGAAATATAGATATAAAAGGAGATTTAAAAAATGAAACTAAAAATGCTTCTATGACAGTAGACGAATATTTTTCGAAAGTGAAAATAACACTAGGTTGGGAAGAAAGAACAGCAGGTCTAGATCTCTGGATGGGTGAGGATACCACAGCAGAAGGAAATTTAAAAAATCTTTTAAGAATGATTGTTAGAAATTCTGCTAAACTTAATTGTTTAAAACAGCTTGCAAATAATAACATTGATTTAAAAAATATAATGAGTACTGCATTTGGACCAGAATGGATGGGACAAAACACACTAGATATGAGTAGATATAATGGAAGTGCAAAGTATCAATATTTTGCAGCAAATGGATCAGCAAGTATTTTAGCAGGAGGATCATTTAATCATAGTGGAGGAAGATTTGAAAACATTGGTGGTGAATCTGGTGGAAATAAAAATATAGATGTCAATATAGGAGATAATACAGTGGATGGAACTCAATCTAATTTAGGAGTAAGTGTAAGTGATCCAAACTCTATTACTGAAGTAGACGGTGTAAAACAAGTACATGAAGTAGAAATTCAAAAAGGTGAAGTAACAATAAATGGGGTTACAATAACGGCTTCTACAGGAGGTACAGTTACATCCATAGCTATTGCAGGAACAATTAATCCAGTAATTTTCATAGATATTCCTATAGGAGAAAATGGAATATTCAAACCTGCTCTGCCAAGACCCAATGGAACAGTTCCATATAAATATGAAACAAACTTAGATTTCATTGATTTAAGTAAATATTACGGTTCTAACTACTTCTTTGATCAGGCAGGATATGACCCTGGCAAAACTTCGACAGTTATAGGAGATGCATACTATGAAAAAGAATTAATAAATACTTCGATTAGAGAAGGATTGGGATATGCTGGGGAAATAGGAACTGATCAGATAAAATTAATGTTAGATAGTGCTGTCTCAGTAAAAGATGGATTAGGATTAGAATTAGGAAAACCTCTTACCCCAGACCAGATTAATAATTTAGAAAAAGATATCATCTGGTATGTAGAAATGGAAGTGGAAGGAGACATAGTTCTAGTTCCTCAAGTATACTTTAGTAAAGATACAAGATTGAAGATAGCAGGTCAAGATCAAGGTGGAGGTACTGGTTCAGTTGTAAAAGCAGGAGGAGATATTAATATAGATGCAACTGATGTTGTCAATTCCAATGGAAATATATCTGGTGGCGGAAATATAGATATAAAATCAGAAAGTGGAATAACAAATAATGCTTCAGGAGGTCTAGATGGTGGAATATCTGGTGGCGGAAATGTAAATCTTGAAGCAAAAGAAAATATTGATATGATTGGAGGAAGTGTTAATAGTGGAGGAGATGTTAGTGTAAAAGCAGAAGGAAACATTAATATAGAATCTACATTAGGATATGATGAAAATGGAAATCAAGTTGTATCAAATTCTGCTGGAGTTCAAGGAAGTGGAGATATCTCGATTAATGCTGGTGGAGACACAACAATAAAAGGCGGAGTTATAGAAAGTACTGGAGAAGGAGATATTGAACTTAGCGGAAAAAATGTAAATATATTAGATCAGAATTTAGTTAGTTCAAGTCAAGAAACAACAACTTCTGAAACAACTACTACAACTACATCATCTAGTTCATCTACATCATCTGGGTCAACAGTCGCAGGAAATAATGTAACAATTAAAGGTGAAAATGATGTAAATATAAAAGGAAGTGATGTTATAGCTAATGAAAATGTTTCTATTGATGCTAAAAATGATGTAAATATAGTTGATGGACAAGATTATACACATCAAGAAACATCATCATCTACTTCTGAATTTGTAGATGGATTATTAACAGTTGGACAGAGTCAATCTGAAACAACAACTTCAAAGTCAAAAGGCAGTACAGTAGGTGGACTTGGAGGAGTAGATATAAAATCTGGAGGAGATACAACATTAAAAGGAAGTGATTTAATAGCTGGAGATAATGGAATCAATATTGAGTCATCTGGAGATGTAAACATAATTGATGGGCAAGATACTGTAACTACAAAATCAAGCTCAAATAACTATAATGTCATTGGATTTACTTCATCTACTGAAGAAACAAAAAGTAGTACTTCTAAAGGCAGCAGTTTAACTTCAATAGGAGATATAAATATCGAATCTGGTGGAAATGTAAAAGTTGTTGGAAGTGATTTAACATCTTTAGGAGATACAAATATTAGTGCAGAAAATGATGTAAAATTTGAAGCTGGAAAAAATACATATGAATCGAAAAAAAGCTCTGTAAGTGTAGGAGTTACATCAACAGGAGCAAAGGCTGGATTAGGAGGAAATAGTGCTGAAGCTTCTTGGGATCCTCACACTGGAGGAAGCACAGAAATAGTAGATGGAGATCCACAAAAAGTCAGCAAAAATAGTCAAAATAAGACTAGTGGAGGAAAATTTGGTAAAAACTACATGGATTCATTAACAAGTGTTCAAACAACAGTTGGAGTATCAGTGAATAACTCTAGTGAAAAAAGTACAACATGGACAGAAGGAAATGTTACAACTGGTGGTAATCTCAATATTAAGTCAAAAGGAACAACTGATATTGGAGGAGCTGACTTCACAACTGGTGGAGATTTTACAATTGAAGCTAAAGATATAGAAACTACTAAATACACAGATGTGATTGAAACTGAAAGTACAGGAGTAACAGTTGGAATTAAAGGATCTAATACCACAACAAGTAATATAGCAGATGCTGTAAATAAAGGAATGCAGATTGCTGACTCAGCTCTAGATTCAGAAAGTGGAATGAATGAAGCTTTAACAGGAGCACAAGTTGGAGGAACAATTACAAATATGATATTTGGAGACATCTTAGCTAATACTTCATCTCTTACAGGAGAAATAGGATACAACAGCAGTAAAACAAAAAGTGAAAAAGAAAATACAACTTCTATAAAATCAGGAGGAAACGTTAATTTTAAAACAACTGACGGAGATATTAACTTGAAAGGAGTAAATGTTGACGCTGAAGGGGTAAATCTAGATTCAGCAGGAAATGTTAACATAACAGATGCAAAAGAAACATATACAGAGTCTTCAAAAGGAGTAAATGTTTCTGGAGGAATTACAGTATCAGGAGGAGTATCCGCTCTCGATGGTGGAAATACACAGATTGGGGCAATAGGAAATGTTCATTATAGCCAAACTGAAAAAAATAATGAACTTAGCCATGGAAGTTCTATAAATGCTAAAAATGTAACTATAAAATCTGAAAAAGATACAAATGTGATTGGAAGTAATGTGACAGGAGATAATGTCAATTTAGATGTGAAAGGTAACTTAAATGTAGAAACAGTAAAAGATAAGATTAATGAATCTCAAGTTGAAGGTTGGGGTGGAGGAGACCTTTCTATTGGAGCCTCAACAAACACAATAGCAACTGGTGACTTTGGAGCTTCTGCTGGAGGTGGAGAAATTTATAAAAAAGGAGATTCTATAGACACTCAAGCAGGAATTACAGCTAAAAATAACATAGGTGTAAAAGTAGGAGGGGATGCAAATATAATTGGAGGAAATCTAGGTTCCGAAACTGGAGAAGGTAACCTTGATATTGGAGGAAATCTAAATGTCAAAGATGTTCACTCTGATTTAGAAGCTGGAGGAGAAATAATAGGATTAAATGCTGGAACTAAAGGTGGAGGAATCCAAGGAGAAGTCGGAGATATTATTGGTCAAGAAAAAACAG